AACGTCCCCACTCCTAAATTTACGGATGCTTCCCCTTCCCAGAGCAGGCAGAACCCCAGGGAGCGGAGCCAGAACCGATGCCAGCACCGGAACTTGGCTGTGTGGGAAGGCAGCTGCCTAAGGCAGACACCAACGCCTCTCTGCTCCAGCCAGCAGCCCCCACCAACAGGGGAGAACCCACCCGCCCCGTGCCCGCGCAGGCTTACCTTGCCAATAACAAAGATGTTGGAGAGCCTGGTGGCAAAGCTATTGCCGTTGGCGTCCTTCACGTGAACCACGTCGAAGGACCCAGGGTGTCTCTCCCGGTTGGTGATCACGCCAATACGGCCCAAGTTGGCACCGCCGGTCACCATGCACAGGTTACCTGGGATGAAGGAAGACGAGTGTGACAAGGGCTGGCACCAGGTGATATGGTGAAGCCTAAGGGCTCTTTGGGCTCTTTGAGGAGCACCGCTGGAGAAGGGCAGGGACAGAGCTGCACTGGCCCACAGAGCAGTCCTGGTGGCACCTACATCTCACAGGAACCCTGGCACACCTCGAGGAGCCAAACAGCTCTCTGGCCCCAAGGCTCATACCAAACATTCCCCCTCACCTTCTCGGTTGTGTCAGCACCAACGCAGTGCTCTCCCACCACTTCTCCTGGCACTGCTCGTGGTTCTGCACCTGAAACCTTCTCCCACAGGAAAGAGCCAGGAATCTCCCTACAGCTGCCCAGAGCTTTTCGCTCACAGGCCTGCGAGAGCCATGCTCAAGCACCTCTCCACCAGCTCGCTGCTTCTACCTGGTGCCTGCTTGCTCTTGAAATCGCTCCAAGTTCCTACGCCAAATGCCTCCCACTGCCAGCACATGGGAGGaatccctgctccagctccagaTGGAGATGTCTCAGGGAAACAACCCCTTTCCCAAGGCTGTCACGACCTCTCTACTTTAGAGCAAAGATGTCTGGCATTTGTATTTAACTTCCACACTGCTCTCCACGGTGGGGATATGTTTTACATGGGATGCAAAGACCTACCTGTGTCAAACTTGATGAAATCTGTGATCTTGCCTGTCTCCAGGTCAATCTGGACCGTATCATTCACCTTGATGAGGGGGTCCGGATAGCGGATGGTGCGGGCATCATGGGTGACCAGATGAGGAATTCCTTTGGTGCCCACAAAGATCTTCCTCACCTTGCACAGCTTGTActgcaaacaaaacccaccactgCTCAGCTGAGGCGCTGAGCAGCACCGTGGACCAGGGGACTCGTCCTCCAGAGCACCGCCAGCCACAGCAGGCCTCAGACCCTAAGCAAAACACCCAGACACTCCAGGGCTCGCAACAGGAGCCCAGGCAGCGACTTACCCAGCTCACTGCCCCGGCAATGCCTCGTAGGTCTGCCACGCAGCCATGCTACAGCCCCACCGCAAACCACCCACGCTTTGGGAACAGCTGCCCACCCTGGGCTTCGGCCTCCCCCGAAACACTGGCTGCGTCTTCCCAGGAAAGCCCATGCCAGGGCAGTTTCCTCATTTTGCCCTGAAAGCTGTCATCACACAGTGGAGGCAGAGGCTGCCTTTCTTCAGGACCCAAGAGAGATCTGTATCCCTCCTCCAGGGCACCCTGGTTTCCCTCCTGCCTTTCACCCCCAACTCCTTCACAGCCACCTTGGGACTCACGGGTCACCAAAGAGCGGTAGCCAGAGGTAAAAGCCTGTCATGGGGGGGCAGAGAGgccccaaacacacacaacaaCCGGCTACAGCACAGTCAGCTCTCCCCTCAGCATCGCTGCACGCCTGCACAGCCTGCCCTTAGGAAGGGCACGTGAAGGAGACCACAGACTCACGGCTCAGGCACGCCAACATGCCTGGGTTAAGGAAACACGTGCAGGAGTCCCCGACACCCAGGGCCAGAGGGCAGTTTTGTAAATGCTTCCATAACAGAGCCGGGAAGGAGTTCAAGGCTTCTGCACCACAGGCAGTACCATGTTTCTGATCGCTGTTAGCTTGCAGAGCCCTACGCTAAGGCTCACCACGCCTCAGCAGAGCCATCCCCACCCCAAAGCTCCCTGGGAAGGTAACCCAGCTCACACCAACAGCAGTCACTTCAAGCACCAGACAATACACCTGCAGTCATCTGCGAGTTACTTTCATGTCACCAAAAGATTTCTGCCCGCCAAAGGCTTCACACCCCAACCCTGAAGGCCCTGATCTTCTCAAAGGTGGCACGGACTCAGCTTTCAGGGAAGAGAGCCAACAGCTCCTGTTCAGAAGATGCCAAAGAGGAAACACCACGCTGACCAAACCCAACCGGGCCCGGGCTTATGCCAAGCTGAAGCCCCTCACCTTGGCTTCTTCAGCTGTGATGCGGTGAACAGCAAACCGGCCCTTGGTGTCGTACACCAAGCGGAAATGCTCGCCTGTCTTCTCGATGCTGATGACATCTGATGTcagagagggaaataaaagagCAGTTGTCATCAGTTACGTTACCCAAGACTGTAACTCCGCATGAAGCTcatgtttaaaaagaagtaaGGACAGCTTCAGGCGTCAGTGACGAGGTTGGTATCTCCTCTTGACCACAGGCTCCCACCTTCTCCTAGTGCAAATGAGCAAAAACTGCCACAGGCTGAAGTCCAAACAGCAGTTTACGCACATGCAAGCAGGCAGTTATAGGTACAGACATCTGGGTTCGGTATTGGATGTGCAAGTAGCTtctggaaaaactgaaatggaagaaggaagtctacagaacgtggaaaaagggacaggccacttgggaggaatatggGAACGTTGTCAGAATACGCAGGGATGCaacgaggaaggctaaggcccacttggaattaaatctcgcaagggacatcaaggacaaggCGGTGgccttcttcaagtacatcagcagcaaaaggaagactagggaaaatgtgggcctgctgctgaatgagaagggtgCCCTGCTGATGGAGGATatagagaaggtggagttactgagtcttctttgcctcagtctttactgctaaggctggccctcaggaatcccagaccctggagggaCGAtagaaagtctggagaaaggaagactttcccttggttgaggaggatgaagttagagatcatttagacaaactggacacccacaaatctacgtgccctgatgggatgcacccacaagtgctgagggagctggcagatgttattgccaagccactctccatcatctttgaaaggtcatggagaacaggagaggtgtcACTCTTGTGACAATGTCACTCCAGTTTTCAAAGGCCAATGTCACCCCACAtttcaaaaagggcaagtaggaggacccaggcaactacaggccggtcagcctcacctccatccctggaaaggtgatggaatgGCTCactctggatgccatctctaagcacgtggaggaaaaggaagttatcaggagtagtcaacgTAGATTCACCaaagggaaatcatgcttgagcgatctgatggccttctatgaggatatgaccagctgggtagatgaggggagagcagtggatgttgtctaccttgacttcagcaaggcttttgatgctgtctcccacaacaccctcacagaaaagctCAGGcagtgtgggttagatgagtggccagtgaggtggattgagaactggctgaatgcAGGGCTCAGAGAGTTGTGGTCAGCGGCGCTGAGactagttggaggcctgtagcaagtggtgttccccagggtcagtactgggtccagtcctgtttaacttactCATCAACCATCTGgacgaagggactgagtgtacactcagcaagtttgctgatgacaccaaactgggaggggtggccgatacaccagaaggctgtgctgccattcagcgagacctggacaggctggagagttcggcagagaggaacctaatgaagttcaacaaaggcaagtgtagggtcctgcacctagggaggaacaaccccatgtaccagtacaggctgggggctgacctgctggaaagcagctctcagagaaagacctgggagttgTGATGGACAAGTTCATCATGAGCCAgtaatgtgcccttgtgaccaagaaggccaatggtaccctggggtgcatgaggaagagtgtgaccaggaggtcgagagaggttctcctccccctctacactgccctggtgaggccacatctggagtactgtgtccagttctgggccccccagttcaagaaggacaaggaactactggagagagtccagcagaggggtacaaagatgatcagagggctggagcatctctcctatgaggagagactaagggagctgggtctgtttaccctggagaagagaagactgaggggggatcttatcaatgcttacaaataccttaggggcgggtgtcaagagaatggggccagactcttctcagtggtacccagtgacaggacaaggggcaacgggcacaaactgaaacatgggaagttccatctcaatacgaggaaaaacttctttacttttgagggtgacagagccctggcacaggctgcccagggagggtgaggagtctccttctctggagatattcaaaacccacctggacacgaccctgtgctACGTGCTctgggggaacctgctttggtcccttccaaccccaaccaggctgggattctgtgattcattgcAGTGCACAACTCCAAACTAAGTAACAACTCCTTATCTTTTCTTCAAATCCACCACAAATGCGTATTTCCCCCCCAACCCTGCCAGCCTCACAAAACATCCCCGCCGCCCAGTGCAGCAGAGGTacctgccccagccctccccgctCACCCATGAAGCCTGCAGGGTAGGTGATGTCTGTGCGGACTTTGCCATCTATCTTGATGAACCTCTGCATGCAAATCTTCTTCACTTCGTCTCCTGTCAGGGCATACTTCAGCCTGTTTCGCAGGAAGATGATCAGCGGAAGGCACTCCCTCAGCTTGTGAGGGCCTGTCGATGGACGGGGTGCCTGCAAACACAAGCTTTCTGCTGGGTGCTCAAACACAACAGCAGCATCAACCATCCCCAGGGGAAGAACGCTACTGCCCTGACAGCTCTCGCAGCAGCACCCGAGGACGGCTGTGCGGAGCCTAACTGCTAAGCAGGCAGTGACAGGCTGCAGGTATCTTTCCTCGGTATTCACAGCACCTTTCCCCCGCCACGTCTGCCGGCCTCACAAAACACTGCCCCCGACACAGAACAACCATCTGCTGACCCACCCCAGTaaaggaaaaacacaacaacaatcAGGTTAAAGGAGAGCAGCCAACTACCCCGCTGCCATAGCCCTTGCAAACGGGGGAAACACGAAAGCCGTTCGCAAAGCCCCTACCCCAAGCACCCCCTTCTCCCCTGCACTGCCCAGCTGCCCCAGCTCACACCACCCCCCGCGCAGCGCGCCCGAGCACCCCCTCGGTGCGACTGCGAAGCCGCCTGGGCCCGCAGAGAGCGGGCGAGGCCGCTGCCGCCGTCAGCCCGGGcccgtccccatccccaacCCCAACCCCGTCCCGCACTCACGAAGACGCCCGTCAGCTTGTCCAGCATCCAGTGCTTGGGCGCAGCCACGCGCTTCAGGTGCTTCTTGGGGCCGCGGGCCTACAGGACGGGACGGGACGCGTTACGGGCCGCCGCCAGGCCCGGCCCCCCCAGCCGtccctccccggcccccccggcctcTCGCACCCCCCGGCCCTGGCTGCGGGCTCCCTCCCACGCCTCTCGacgcggcgggagcggcggcagCCAGCGGCGGGCTGCGGATGGCAGCGGATGGCGGCAGCAACCCCCCGCGCTCTCACCATGGCTGCGCTCCGCCGGGAAAGGGCCACCGCTTCCGGGCCGCCGCTGATATCCGCGGGCGCGGCGGCCGTGCCACTGGGCGCCCCCTGCCGGCGCGGAGGTGCAGCGCAGACGGGGTGCGTGTCCCCTCCGGGGGACACTTGCCGGGGGGGGCACGGGAGGGGGTGGTGCGGGAGGTGACGGGATCGCTCCCGGGCCTCGCCGATGCCGTGGGACAGCCCCCCACATTGTGCCCCTGCGGCTTGGGAGAGGCTGTGAGGGTGTCGGGGGTGGCACACCCCCCTCCGCCTCCGCGGCAGGACGGCGGGGCTCGGAGTCTCCGGCTCCCCGGGAGGCGAGCCGGGGGGGACACGTGTGCCGGGCCACCGCCCTCCTCTGGCCCACGGCACCGCCCGGGATGGAGCTGGGACAGCACGCGGCCCCCCGAATCCGATCCGGGCCTGAGCACCCGCTCCCGAAGGCAGCTCGGGGGTCAGCGGTCCCCGACCGGGGTCCCCGGGGAGGCTGGCGTGTCCCCTGGTGGAACCGAGGTCCCcggggcacccccagccccccgcacCCCACCAGGCAGCCGAGTGGAGCGGCCTCGCACCGGGCGGCCCCCGTCGGGTCCCCGCAGCATCGCTCCCGCAGCGGGGCGCGGGCGAGGCAGAGGTCCCGTCCTCGGGGGTGATACGATGGGGACACCGCGCAGGTGGCACCCCTGCCGCCACCGTAAAGCCGGGAGGACGCacgggagcggcggggggcaGACCCTCCTTCCACCCCGGGCCGCTTCCCACGGGGTCCCCCGCGGAGATGGACCCCCTTGtgtccccgcagccccagcgCTGAGCTGGACAGGGAAAGGGGCACAGCCAGGGGAACAAGGGTCCTTCCAGATTTTATTAGACAGCACCCTGAGACCTCCGCCTGCCCGGACCAGCGAGGCGGCTCCGCGTCGGGGCGGGCAGCGCAGCCCCACTCCCTCCAGCCCCGAGGGCGGCCCCCTCCCCCGCTCGGCCTGGCTCCGAGCGCTCCCTGCGCCCCCACCCCGCCCGCAGCACCGAccctcgccccccgcccgcagccGGGGGGCACCCCGCGCCCTGCGGCACCGGACGGCGGGTGCCCGGTGGGGCGAGGCGGGAGCcacccgcccccgccgctctcCAGTCTCAGCAGCCGGCCGGCAGGTCCGCGGGGAAGTCGAACTCGTGGTGGCCGAGCCAGAGCTCCGGCAGCGCGTCCGCCCTGTCGAGGCCAAgctccagcaccagcaccctgaGCACCTCCTCGTCCACCGGATCCGAGTCGATGATGCCGCTCCCCAAGCCCCAGCCGGGCGGCGAGCCGGGTTGCGGGGGGCGCCGGGCTCCCCCCGCGGCGCGGTGCTGGCTGTTGAGCTTCTGGAGGTGCACGCTGGCCAGGAACTGGGGACCCGCCTGCGGGGCcaggggggcggcggcggcggccggtggagccccgccgcccccggccccggccccggccccggcggggtAGCGCAGGGTCGCCGCCGCCTCGCGGTCCCTCGTGCCCCGACGGGGGGACCGTAGCGAGCTCATCTCCTCCGGGGCCTGCGGGGACACGGGGCGCTCAGCGGGGCGCAGACTGCCCGCCCCCGGTCGAGTGGGGTCCGGCGGGGTCCCCAGCCCGGGGGAGAGGCTGGAGCGAAGCGGGGAGCGGCGCCCGGCTCCCCCCGCTCTTACCtgggcggccccgctccccgctcgGCTCCGCTCCCCGCACGGCCCGGGCagtcgccgccgccgccgcatTTATAGCGGCCCCAGTgcggccgggccgcggggaAAGGCGaagcggagcggggccggcgggcggaCGAGGCGGGCTGGGACGGGGCGGGACGGCCCCCGGGGGCGGTGCCGGCACCGCCTGCCCCTCCGGTCCCCGGCCGGACCCCCGTGCCCTCCTCTTCCAGGCTGGTTCCCTCTGTGTCCTCCCTGTTTGGGCTGGGACCCTCCATGTCACCCCATCCAGGTTGGTACCTCCCACTCTTCCCCATCCAGCCTGgacacccccagctccccccatgTTCTCCCACCTGCCTCCCAGCCTCTGGGGTGGaaacccccatgtccccccctgTGCAGGCTGGGACCCCCCATCCAGGCTGGGACACGCTTGTAACACCTATCCTGGGTGTGGGGCAAGAAGGGGGTTCAGTTGGTGCCAGGGCTGGCGAGGGTGACATGGGCTAGTGCCCTCAGCCAGCTGAAGGGAGATTTGGGTGTGAGGGGGACCTGTTGAGAGGGCTCTGGGGGTACCCCCTGAGCCCTTGTCCCACCTTTTGCACTGAGCTGAGCTCCAGTTGTCTCTCCACATTGGGGGATATGGACTGAGATGGTGGAGGGGGTGCTTTACCCCATGcctccctttccccagctgTCTGTGGGTGGGCAACCTGGCTGGTTTAGGGTGCCATATCCCTACAGTCCCATCCTTGGGTGCAGCTCTCCCTGCACCTCACCTAAACCTCGTTTAGTGCCACAAAATTTGACCCTTGGGGGGGGAGTTTCCTattgtgtatttgttttcccAGTTGTGTTCCTGAAGCAGCTCCCACAGCTCACAGCGCCTGGTGCAGGGACAGAGCATGTGGGGCCCTGAGGTGGGTCAGAGCGGGCAGCCAGccagcttctctctctctcataccCCGCTTTTCTCCTGGCTAAAGGATCCCCAGGGCTGACATCTCCCCTGGGCACTGGGAGCCTTTGCTGTGCCCGTGGCAGCGCCAGCCTCCAGCCAGCAGTCACCACACAAGGCCagtctccccccaccccaccgcaggaggtgctggggggacgtggggggaagcagggagggggTCAGGAGTCACTCCGTGGGGACATGGAAGCCACATCCAGATGAACTCCCTCCGTGCTGGATTTCCTGTTGTTTCGgatcagcagtgaaaaacaaGAGATCAAAACAGAGCCAGGCCAGGCTGGGAGTCCCTTCGTCTTGCTGTTTATTCCAGTGCAATCTAATTAAAGCAACAGGAAATATGCTTTCCCACAGCGACTGgatatctttaaaaagaaacagcacaaataaAAGCTCTGCAGGCCAGGTGAAGGAGGGGACAAGGGCAGCAGAGGCCAGGCTCCATGGCCCGAAGGACCGGGAGGGATCTGCCCCAGATACCCCTGTACCTGTCCCCTTGCTGAGATGGCTCGCTGAGATGCTGAGTGGCAGCTCTcatggggtgctggggcacCTGGAGCTTCATCTGATATGTCCTGGGACAGGAGCTGCCACCCTGCCCCGCATACCCCTTGACACTCTGGAGAGCATCCCCGGGGGCTGGGTCCCCTGCACAGGACTTCAGGAGCCCACCCATCGCCCTGGGggtgcagcctgtgctgccttACGTGatggggctggaagggatgGCCACAAACGCAACTGCAGATCTTGGCTCTCCGGCACTGGCTGGACACCCACTGAACGTGTCAAGTGCTGTGAAAAGAGCACTGGCAAGGCAGGGtgggagcaggaagaaagaaaagggctgGAGGACtatttcaaatactttatttaaaaaaaattcccagttAAAAACACAATGGCTGTGCCTTTCCGTGGGTGAGAGGCACAGCCCATGCCCCAGGCCCTGGCTGGCCCTCAGTGCTGCTCCCCAGGTGGGCAGCTCAGAGGCCATGCTCCTGCCAGGAAGGCAACGCGGTGCTGAGCTCCAGCTGGGGAGGGTTCACAGCTCTGAGCAGCCCCtctcttaaaaaacatttaaaaccagtTGTGAGAATAAACTCTGTGGTGTTAAAAGAGAAAGGAGCAAGGGAGGCTCCGCTggcactggaaggctgtggCTGGAGGGCCCACGCTACTGCCTGCAGAGAGCCACGGCGCTCGTGGTGCgcagcagcttttcttctttaaagaggaaaaaaatcaaccaaccaacagtaatttcttccaaatttcCCCCACAGCCACAAATTTCACCAGCTGCTCACATAAGCACGCCGTCTTCCCCACGGGAAATGCTCTTGCGGAAACCTGAGCCCTCCTTCTCTGCTAACCAACATGCTTCAGATTCCCTGCAAAtaaaaggaggcagaaaaggaTATTTCCAGTGGTATTTCAGCCTGACGCAGTGGCCCGGCCAGGGGGAAGGGTGCCAGCCCTACGCCTGACGGACCGGGCAGCGATACAGGAATCCCAGCCCCAGCGCAGACCCCGGTCCCCGCTGGCCCCCCGCTCTCTTCGCAGAGGCTGCTGCCCTCCTCCAAGCCAGACGTGGGGCACTCCCAAAGGGAGACCCTGCCACCGCTTCTGCTACGAGTTTCTCCTGCAGGCTGATCGCTGGGTCGGGATTCACGGGCCAGCACCGGAGGGGCACACGCTCACTCCCTGCTGCCTCGTCCTTCCTCAGGGCTGGATGCACCGCCAGGAGCGCACAGCATAGATACCTCCCTTCCAGCTCCAGAGCGATGctgttcctcctcccctcctggaCAGGTCAGGGGGGAAGTCCCCTCCCTAGGACTGGCCTCTGCTTGGGAATGgacaccccagggcacccaTGGCCATCCTATCTCCCACCCACCTCCTCTTACTCTGCTTCTAACGCCAGTACATCACCACATGCACAGAGAGTGAAAAGGGCTGCTAAGCTGTGTCTTGctgcccccagctcctcctggggacagggacaagaCAGATGGGCAAGGGCATGGAACaaggctggcaggagctggccaGGCTcacccagctgcctgccctggaCTCCAACAGCTTTCAGTCTCCTGCCTGGCTAGAGCACTGTCCCAGCTCCTGAGGAAAGACACTAGAAGACGGCTGTTTTCTGAGTTGCTGCCACCAAGTTGGAGCACCCGTGTTTTCTTGGGGGCAAAGGATGGGAGCTGTGCTCCAGGGCGAAGCACTGCCTCAGAGAAAAGACTCGTGCCAGGGCTGACTGTGTGCCAGGGATACTCTTGCATTGCAGGGTTCACTCTCTAACTGACAAGCTCCAACCAAACCTGCATGCAGCAGGAGGACGTGAGCTCACGGTATAAAAATGCAGAACTTGGACTTTTGATGAAACAAAGGGTGATTTAAACcaaagaggcagaggaaggtAAAATACTCTGTCAGGCTTGTAATGGCTGATAAGCACACGCGTGGGAAGTGGTAGCTCACCAAGCAGCGGTAACAGGACTGTCAGCAACTGGGAAGCATGTCTAGGAGTCAAAACCGGGCTGGGGACTGGAGAGGCTGGGGAAAAACTAGACTGGAGAACTGAAAAGCCAGCCATGGTGCAGGAGAAGGGCTTCATGCGAGCTCTCCTCTCCTGAACTCAGACACTGTGGTACGAGAGGGAATGAAAACCATACATCAGAAGCAGCTGGAACACATCCCCCTGAAAGCATCTGCTTCTCATTCAGCCCTACAGAGCCTCCAGGTCCTCCTGCATCCAAATGTTAACCCCCAGCTCCATGCAGTCCACTAAGAGATTTCTCGCTTATTGACAGGGTAATCCCAGCCATGGTACCTTCCCTGCATCCAGGCTGAGACCTGGGCTCCCACCCCCAGCTGCTTCTGTCTCGCTGTAATTAGCTGCCCTCCTCCGTAGGAAGCCTCTGCGCGGCACACGTGCCTGAGGCTGAGGACACCCACAACCACGTCCAGCAAGCATTTTATCTCATCGAATGAATCATAGAttcacagaacggtttgggctgggagggacctttaaagaccatctagtccaaccttcctgccatgggcagggacatctttcactggTGAGGTTggtcaaagccccatccaacctgaccttgaacacttccaggaatgaggcatccacagcttctctgggcaacctgctccagcgtcTCGCCACCCTCGTTGCAAATAATTTCCTCCTTATACCCAAcctgaatctaccctctttcagtttaaaaccattgctccttgtcctgccGCTACAgaccttggtaaaaagtctctccatctttcttagaaAGCCTCTTTACATATTGAAATGCCGCAATATGGTCTCCCTGCAGAGCCTTCTCttgtccaggctgaacaatcccaactctctcagcctttcttcctaGCAGAGGGGTTCCAGCCCTTGGACCATTTTCGTGTCCCTCgtctggacccgctccaacacGTCCATgtccaggtgaggtctcagcagagcggagtagaggggcagaatcacctcccttgacctgctggtcacacttcttttgatgcagcccagaatgcggttggccttctgggctgtgagtgcacATTGCCTGCTCTTGTCCAGTTTTTCACCCACCagcatccccaagtccttctccgcagggctgctctcaatcccttcatcccccagcctgtattaaTACTGGGTGTTGCCCCAACCCCAGTGAAGAACCTTggacttggccttgttgaacttcatgtggttcacatgggcccactcctGCAGCCCGTCAAGGTCCCCCTGGagggcatcccttccctcaagccTACCAACCGcaccacccagcttggtgtcatctgcaaactgctgagggtgcactcaattccTTTGCCATGTCtttaataaagatattgaacagcatcgGTCCCAGTGCAGACCCCCGAGGGAGGACCCCACTTGTTACTGATTTCCACTTGGACACcgagccattgactgcaactctttggaTGCACCCGTCCAGCCAGTTTCTTATCCATCTAACTCTCCATCCATCAAAACCATCTCTCTCCAGttcagagacaaggatgttgtgtgggaccatgtcaaaggccttacagaagtccaggtagatgacatcagtcactcttcccttaccCACCAATGCAGTCActccattgtagaaggccaccagatgagacaggcatgatttgccttttgtgaagccatgttggctgtctctaCTCACCTCCCTGACATCCATTTGCCTTGACATAGCTTCCAGGAGGATCAGCTCTACGATCTtactgggcacagaggtgaggctgactaaTTGGTAGTTCCCAGTGTCCTCCTCTtcaccatttttaaaaacaggcatgatgtttccctttttccagtcactgtggacttcacctgactgtcatgacttttcaaatatgatgaTGATTGTACTTTTCAAGTATGACCTCTCATCATGACTGGCTGTTTATTTGCAGTGTCACCAATTCTTTACAaacctgaatttatttttaaaaaaaccctcctctTAACAAGGTAACAGAAGCACAACCCAAGCCACTACCAGGCATATTGAGGCCATCCATCCATCAGGAAGATTTCAACAAAAACTGACTTTAATTTACGCTCTCTATGAGATAAGGTTTAAAGAGCTTGGG
This Nyctibius grandis isolate bNycGra1 chromosome 29, bNycGra1.pri, whole genome shotgun sequence DNA region includes the following protein-coding sequences:
- the RPS4X gene encoding small ribosomal subunit protein eS4, X isoform isoform X2: MARGPKKHLKRVAAPKHWMLDKLTGVFAPRPSTGPHKLRECLPLIIFLRNRLKYALTGDEVKKICMQRFIKIDGKVRTDITYPAGFMDVISIEKTGEHFRLVYDTKGRFAVHRITAEEAKYKLCKVRKIFVGTKGIPHLVTHDARTIRYPDPLIKVNDTVQIDLETGKITDFIKFDTGNLCMVTGGANLGRIGVITNRERHPGSFDVVHVKDANGNSFATRLSNIFVIGKGNKPWISLPRGKGIRLTIAEERDKRLAAKQSSG
- the CITED1 gene encoding cbp/p300-interacting transactivator 1; translation: MRRRRRLPGPCGERSRAGSGAAQAPEEMSSLRSPRRGTRDREAAATLRYPAGAGAGAGGGGAPPAAAAAPLAPQAGPQFLASVHLQKLNSQHRAAGGARRPPQPGSPPGWGLGSGIIDSDPVDEEVLRVLVLELGLDRADALPELWLGHHEFDFPADLPAGC
- the RPS4X gene encoding small ribosomal subunit protein eS4, X isoform isoform X1, with amino-acid sequence MARGPKKHLKRVAAPKHWMLDKLTGVFAPRPSTGPHKLRECLPLIIFLRNRLKYALTGDEVKKICMQRFIKIDGKVRTDITYPAGFMDVISIEKTGEHFRLVYDTKGRFAVHRITAEEAKYKLCKVRKIFVGTKGIPHLVTHDARTIRYPDPLIKVNDTVQIDLETGKITDFIKFDTGNLCMVTGGANLGRIGVITNRERHPGSFDVVHVKDANGNSFATRLSNIFVIGKGNKPWISLPRGKGIRLTIAEERDKRLAAKQSSG